TCGTCGAACCGCCTAGTGCGGACCCGCATGCTAGGTGGTGTGGGGAGGGTCACCGGCAACGGTGGCCCTTACCCGGTTATCCCGCGTTTGACAGTGGTGGTCTACCTGGAAATCTCGCCGCCTGCCGCCGCAGTGACGCGACTGTTGCATCAAGGTCAATACCGGCCATTGGGAAATTAAGAACGATTGTGTCACCATCGCTGCCCCACGGCGGCAGCAATTCCGATGATAGATGTACAAGTAGCGACGTAAAGGATTCGTCAAGCGTGAATTCAAGACATCGTTCCGTAAAATAGGCTCCGTGAGTTTTGATTTCGTTGCTTTGCACCGAGGCCAGCCAGTCAATGAAACGCGACAATTCATTTGTGTCCATCGTTGTAAATTCACCGCGCCAGTGACCGTCAGCATTGCCGAACCGATGTGAAACAACCAAAAAACGGCCCGTGTCGAAATCTTCGTCAGCGGGGTTGTCGTCTGTCGGCCCAAGTTCTTCGTCTGGAAATTCGTAACGTTCCACCGTCAGCGTAAACAAGTTGCCGCTTTTGGATCGAAGTTCCATTCTGCGCCCTGAGCGGGATAACAAGATATGGGTGGGGTTTACCTCCGTATAACGCAATAATACAAATCCTTCTTGTTCGCTGCAAATCTGGGCGGGGACTGAGCTTAGAGCGATTGGGGATCGACCGTGCCATTTTATTACCGGAATTGCGAGCGTATTTCACGGAGGATATCCTCGGCGTCGCCATCCCTAACTCGCGTCGGTTGTCACAACCTCGGTCAGGTTGCGCTGGTCTTCACCTGCTTGAGCTTCATCTACGGTAGCGTCTAATGCCCGCAAGACCCCTAGAGCCTTGCGCGCGAATGGGGGCCCGTGCTTCGCTACACGCCAACCACCCCACACTCCGCCAGCATCGCTTCAATCGCTTCCGCGGCATCGGCCGTCCCATCAAAGCTCAGGTCGCTCTCGGCGAGTTGTCGGCGGTAGGTCTCCCGCTCGTTCCAGAACGTGAGCAGGTCGTCGCGGTTCACCTCTTCGAGCAGCCGCCAGTCGCCGCCCCCTAGCTGCTTGAGGAAGCAGGCGTTGATGCGTTGCTCGTGGTGGTTCTGCTCGGGCAGGGCGAGCACCGGCTTGCCGAAGTAG
Above is a window of Posidoniimonas polymericola DNA encoding:
- a CDS encoding WapI family immunity protein, with translation MELRSKSGNLFTLTVERYEFPDEELGPTDDNPADEDFDTGRFLVVSHRFGNADGHWRGEFTTMDTNELSRFIDWLASVQSNEIKTHGAYFTERCLEFTLDESFTSLLVHLSSELLPPWGSDGDTIVLNFPMAGIDLDATVASLRRQAARFPGRPPLSNAG